GACCAGCGAGTTGTCATTGTCACCGGCGGCGGCAGCGGAATCGGCGAGGCCACCGCCCGCCTGCTGCGCGCCTCCGGACACCAGGTGATCGTCTCCGGCCGCCGGCCCGAACCGCTGCACCGGCTCGCCGAGCAGACCGGCGCCGTGGCGCACCCCTCGGACACCACCGACCCCGACGCGGTCCAGGCCCTGGTGGACGCGGCGGTGTCCCGGTTCGGACGGCTGGACGGCCTGGTGGTCAACGCCGGGATCGGACGGCCCGGCGCCGTCGGTGACCTCTCGGTGGAGGACTGGGAGGCCGTGATGCGGACCAACCTCACCGGTCCGTTCCTGCTGCTGAGGGCCGCACTGCCGCACCTGCTGGAGAGCCCCGCCGGGTCGGTCGTCGCGGTCGCCTCGGTCTCCGCCCTGCGCAACGGCCTCGGCAACGCCGCGTACGCGACCTCGAAGGCCGCACTGCTCCAGCTCTGCCGCTCGCTCGCCGTCGACTACGGCCGCCGGGGGCTGCGCGCCAACGTGGTCTGCCCGAGCTGGGTCCGGACCGAGATGGCTGACCGCCCGATGACCCGGCTGGCCGACCGGGCCGGCCTGGACGGCGTCGAAGCGGCCTACCAGGAAGCCACCCGCCTCAGCCCGGCCGGCCGGGCCGGCGAACCGCACGAGGTGGCCGAGGCCATCAGCTGGCTGCTCTCACCCGCCGCCAGCCTGGTCAACGGCGCCGTGCTGACGGTCGACGGCGGCATGACCGCCCTCGACCCGGGCACGGTCGCCTTCGACTTCCGGGTCGAACCGCGCCACGACGGCGGTCCGGCTGCGCCCGGCGGCCGAAGCTCCTGACGCCGGGCGGCTGCGCCGGCGCACTGCCCGGAAGGTCTTCGGGCGTCCGGTGGACCGGTAGAATCGGTGGTGGTAGCGGGAGTTGACGCATCATCGGAAGAGTTGGCGAGGCCATTCCCCACAATCCGATGGGCAGGGGTGGGAGTGATGAGGCCACGACTGCGGCACCTGGTCGTGGTGCTGCCAGGGATCGGTGGCAGCGTGCTGCGGACAGTCGGCGGCACGCCTCGGTGGGACCAGCGACGGCGGAGCCTGGCAGCCGCGGCGATGGACCCCGGGCGACTGAGTCTGGCGGAGCACCCGACGCTCGCCCCGGTGGGCCTGCTGCCCGGGATCAGGCTGGCGGGACCGTTCGTGCTGCCTGGGTACGACCGGCTGGTGCACCGGATCGAGCGGGCCTTCCGTGACGTTCGGGTGGACACGGCCAGGCCGGGGCAGCCGCCGGATCTCCGCGCGGACCTGCTGCTCTTCCCGTACGACTTCCGATTGGGCGTCGAGGCCGCGGCAGCGCGGCTGGCCGCCGAACTGACGGCTCGTCTGGCGGAGGAGACCCCAGGTGCCAGGCGCCGACGGGTCATCGTGGTGGCGCACTCGATGGGCGGCCTGGTCGCCCGCTACTGGCTGGGCCCGCTCGGTGGCGCGCCGGACTGCGCGGCGCTCATCACCCTCGGCACGCCGCACCGGGGAGCCCCGAAGGCGTTGGACCTGCTGGTGAACGGTGCCCGGGTCGGGCCGGCCCGGTTCGACGCGGTGACCGAGGTGCTGCGCGACTGGCCGTCGGTGTACCAACTGCTGCCCAGGTACCCGGCGGTGGGTCCATTCGAGGGCAGGGCCCGCTACCCGCACGAGCTGACCGACGGCGTACCGGAGAGCTTCTCGTCCCGGGCGAAGGCCGCCTTCACCGTGCACGGCGAGATCGAGAACGCCTGGGACACCCTGGCCGGGCGGCCCGAAATGCCGGACGTGACACCGGTGTTCGGGCGCGGTCACGCTACTCTTCAGCAGGCCGTGCGGACCCCGGCGGGCTTGCTGGTCACCAAGGATTCCCCGGCGTGGCTGCCGAACCGGGACTGGCACGGCGACGGCACCGTACCGGCGATCTCCGCGATTCCCGTCGAGCTGGGGGAGCAGCCTGCGAGGTGGCGCGCCACATCCGGCCGCCACCTCGAACTCTCCTCATCCGCAACCGTCGTGGAGGTGCTGCAGAACTATTCGGCGGGCTCATTGCGGGCAGTCCGGGGTGACGCTCCGGACCTGCCGTGGCTCGGCCTCGACCTCGAGGAGGCGGTGCCGGCCGGCAGCCCCGTCGAGGTCGGCGTCGTCCTGCACGGCGCGGCGGCCGATGAGCGCACCTCCGTCCGGGTCCGGGTCCGTGCAGAGGACGGCACCGACGGCACGGACTGGATCGCGGGTGCCCGGGTCGCGGAGGCGCGGTGGCGGGTGTCCGTACCTGGACTGCGGCCCGGTGTGCACCACCTGGTGGCGGAGGCGGTGCAGGTGCCGCGCGTGGACCAGTTGCGCTGCGACGAGGTGTTCGGTGCGGTCGGGGCAGGCGCCCGGTGAAGGGCGGTAGACCTCGCTGGAATCGGGCGCACGGCGCTGCCGGACTTCTGCCGTACATCCGGTCCGGGGTGGCCGAAACCCTGCTGGAAGGTCCGTTGCCCGGCCCCTCGGACGGTCCGCCGATGGAGCGGGCCCGGCGACTCTACGAGGCCTTCGCCGCGGCGGGCATCCGCTACGTCGACGAGCCGGTGGGCAGCGAGCCGGGCCGGCAGGAGATCCGGACCCCCGATCAGGTGCTGCTACGGCCACGGCACGCCACCTGCCTCGACCTCGCGGTCACCTATGCCGGGGCCTGCCTGGACGCCGGACTGCACCCGATGCTCGTCCTGTTGGACGGCGAGCGGCCCGAACAGGCCGCGCACGCCCTGGTGGTGGTCTGGCTGGGCGGCAGCTGGGACGGCGCCGAGGCGTACGACTACCCGCTGCTCGACCTGCTGCCGCCCGGAGGAGTGGTGTTCCCTGCGCCGCCGGCCGAGCTGCTCGACGACCTGCGGGCCTCGGCGGACGAGCCCGGCGCGTTCCTGGCTGTCGAGGTGACCGGCGCCGCGTCCGCCGCGTACAGCCCGGACCCGGCCCGTCGCGCCGGGCTGGGCTGGGAGGAGGCGGTACGGACCGGTGCCGAGCTGCTCCGGGCCGGGGCCGGACGCTGGTTCGCGGGCGTCGACGTCGGGGTCGGACACCCGCAGGTCGACCCGTTCCCGCTGCCGGGCCACCCGGCCGCCAGGGTGCTCGCGCCGCCGTACCTCGAACTGGCATCTGACAGCGGGCCGTTGAAGCAGCTGTCGGCCCGGCACGAGGTGGTCGCGTTCCATCCACGGGACGAGCTGGACCTGTTGCTCGACTGGTGCCAGCAGCCGAGGCCCGGAGTGGACGGTGGCCCGCCCACCAGGATCGCTTTGCTGCACGGTGTCGGAGGCGCCGGAAAGACCCGGCTGGCGGCCGAGTTGGGCAGTCGGCTCGCGGATCTGGGCTGGCACACCGGCTTCCTGCTGCGCGCCCTGGATCCGGAGGACCTGGCCTGGCTAGGGCGGGTGGCCTCGCCGTTGCTGGTGCTGGTGGACTACGCGGAGGAGGCCCGGTGGGAGGAGGTCAGCCGGCTCCTGCGGGCCCTCCGAGGCCGCCGGAGCCCCACCTGCGTGGTGCTCACCGCCCGCTCCGTCGGCAGTTGGTGGCACGACGAGATCGCCGACGCACTGGCGAAGGAAGGCCACCCGTACCTGCTGCGCGACATCCCGCTGACGGCCCGTCACCCCCGGGCAGCCGGGGTCTACCGGGCCGCCCTCCGGGCGTTCGCCCCCGAGACGACCCTCGGTACGGCACCGGGGCGGGAACCCGAGTCCTACCGCTGGACCACCCTGGACCTGGTGATGCTGGCCTGGCTGGCGGTGCACGGCCCGGGCGCACCGCCCGAGTCCGAGCAGGCCCTGCACGCGGAGATCCTCCGACACGAACTCGCCTACTGGCGGCGGGCCTACCGAACCCAGATCGGCGCCAAGCCCCCGGCCGACCTGCTGCGTACGGCCGGTGCCTGCGTCAGCCTGCTCGGCCCTCGGCGGGAGCGGCTGGCGGCCGTGCTCGGCGCGGTCGAACCGTTGGGCGACGACCCGCGCTGGCGGACCCAGATCGCCGACCTGCTGGCCGAGTTGCTGCCCGCCGCACCCGAGGACGGCTCACTGGCGATCCGCCCCGACCCGGTCGGCGCCCATCTGCTGGCCGAGGTCTTCGGCGCCGACGAGGCGCTGCTGCTGCGGTGCTTCGAGCTCGCGGACCGTGACGAACGGCTGAACGGCTGCGTCGCCCTGTCCCGCGCCGGAGGCGCGGGGGGAAGTCAACTCCGGTACCGGCTGGCCGAATCAGCGCTCCGGGGAGTGCCGGAGATCTGGCAGTCGGCCCTGGTGGTGGCGAGCACGCAGGGCGGCCCGTTCGTGGCAGCGTTGGAGAGCCTGGCGCAGTTGGCGGACACCCCGCTGCCGCTCGCCCTGTTGGACGAGATCCTGTCGGCCGGGTACGTCACCACGCGGCGACTCGCGATGATCGTGGCTACCAGGCTGGCCCCCGAGGCCCTGGCGGAGGGCGGGAGCGAGAGCGAGCAGGACGGCGCAG
This genomic interval from Kitasatospora gansuensis contains the following:
- a CDS encoding SDR family NAD(P)-dependent oxidoreductase, which translates into the protein MADQRVVIVTGGGSGIGEATARLLRASGHQVIVSGRRPEPLHRLAEQTGAVAHPSDTTDPDAVQALVDAAVSRFGRLDGLVVNAGIGRPGAVGDLSVEDWEAVMRTNLTGPFLLLRAALPHLLESPAGSVVAVASVSALRNGLGNAAYATSKAALLQLCRSLAVDYGRRGLRANVVCPSWVRTEMADRPMTRLADRAGLDGVEAAYQEATRLSPAGRAGEPHEVAEAISWLLSPAASLVNGAVLTVDGGMTALDPGTVAFDFRVEPRHDGGPAAPGGRSS
- a CDS encoding lipase/acyltransferase domain-containing protein, whose protein sequence is MRPRLRHLVVVLPGIGGSVLRTVGGTPRWDQRRRSLAAAAMDPGRLSLAEHPTLAPVGLLPGIRLAGPFVLPGYDRLVHRIERAFRDVRVDTARPGQPPDLRADLLLFPYDFRLGVEAAAARLAAELTARLAEETPGARRRRVIVVAHSMGGLVARYWLGPLGGAPDCAALITLGTPHRGAPKALDLLVNGARVGPARFDAVTEVLRDWPSVYQLLPRYPAVGPFEGRARYPHELTDGVPESFSSRAKAAFTVHGEIENAWDTLAGRPEMPDVTPVFGRGHATLQQAVRTPAGLLVTKDSPAWLPNRDWHGDGTVPAISAIPVELGEQPARWRATSGRHLELSSSATVVEVLQNYSAGSLRAVRGDAPDLPWLGLDLEEAVPAGSPVEVGVVLHGAAADERTSVRVRVRAEDGTDGTDWIAGARVAEARWRVSVPGLRPGVHHLVAEAVQVPRVDQLRCDEVFGAVGAGAR